The Solibacillus sp. FSL R7-0668 genome includes the window AGCATAACAATACATTTGGTACAACAGCATTCGGCGCTTATGGTTTATTCTGGATGGGTGTTGGTATGAGCTGGTTTATCCAAGCAGGTGTATTTGGTGAAGCCTTACAAGCATCTGTAGATACGCGTCAACTTGGTGTTGTGTATTTAGGGTACTTAATCTTTACCGTATTTATGACGATTGGTGCGGCAGAAACAAACAAAGTTTTATTTGCCATCTTCGTGATGATTGATTTCTTATTTGTCGGTTTAGCATTAAGCTCATTCGGTATTATGGAGCATGGCATGCATTTATTGGCTGCTTACTCAGAATTAATCATTGCTCTTTTATCTTTCTATGGTGCTGGCGCAAACGTATTAAACAAACACTTCGGCTTCAACTTCTTACCTATTGGTCGCCCGTTCGGTATTTTTAAGAGGGAAGCATTCGAGAAAAAATCAAACGACGTAAAAGCTCACTAAGACCCAACTAGCTTTTGCTCAGATGTAGATTGAAAGGAAGTTCGCTCAAAAAAGTGAACTTCCTTTTTTAAATAGAACGTTATAAATCCCTAAAAGATGCACGTAATGCGTCATTAATTGTTTCGACGCCCACCACT containing:
- a CDS encoding acetate uptake transporter, whose product is MNSTKEIKISTADPSAIGLFGLAIVTFVASTQKLGWTDGLGLVIPWAIFLGGIAQFYASVLDSKHNNTFGTTAFGAYGLFWMGVGMSWFIQAGVFGEALQASVDTRQLGVVYLGYLIFTVFMTIGAAETNKVLFAIFVMIDFLFVGLALSSFGIMEHGMHLLAAYSELIIALLSFYGAGANVLNKHFGFNFLPIGRPFGIFKREAFEKKSNDVKAH